In one window of Henckelia pumila isolate YLH828 chromosome 1, ASM3356847v2, whole genome shotgun sequence DNA:
- the LOC140876165 gene encoding fasciclin-like arabinogalactan protein 3 yields the protein MSPSTVLLAVSAVLLLSTATSAFNVTRILNQYPDFSNFNALLTSTGLITDINSRMAITVLALTNDRIGELARRPDDVQKRLLSTHIVLDYYDVLKLNKLRDTKTILTTLYQSTGVADDMQGFLDVIHKADGSIVFGSAMKGAPQDIKLLGSVASQPYNISVLSISKPIFAPGIDGSYKPVSAPPPKSAAAPVNEVPPPAVAESPEEEVADAPAEADGPVASDAPADAPAADTPADATAADAPSADADDQTKPKSAAGKHVISGVSLGFVVALASLLAVH from the exons ATGAGCCCCTCAACAGTTCTCCTGGCCGTCTCCGCGGTGCTCCTCCTTTCGACCGCCACCTCCGCCTTCAACGTCACCAGAATCCTCAACCAATACCCCGATTTCAGCAACTTTAATGCGCTCCTCACCAGCACCGGCCTCATCACGGACATAAACAGCCGCATGGCCATCACCGTCCTCGCCCTCACCAACGACCGCATCGGAGAACTCGCAAGAAGGCCCGACGACGTTCAGAAGCGTCTTCTCAGTACCCACATTGTGTTGGATTATTATGATGTTTTGAAACTCAACAAGCTTAGGGATACAAAGACAATCCTCACCACGCTTTATCAG TCCACCGGTGTTGCCGATGACATGCAAGGGTTCCTCGACGTTATCCACAAGGCGGATGGGAGCATCGTCTTCGGCTCCGCCATGAAAGGCGCCCCACAAGACATCAAATTGTTGGGCTCCGTCGCTTCTCAGCCGTACAATATCTCCGTTCTCAGCATTTCTAAACCCATTTTCGCACCAGGAATCGACGGCTCCTACAAGCCAGTTTCAGCACCGCCCCCGAAATCCGCCGCCGCCCCGGTCAATGAAGTGCCTCCTCCCGCTGTTGCTGAAAGCCCCGAGGAAGAGGTGGCCGATGCTCCCGCTGAAGCTGACGGCCCTGTGGCTTCAGACGCTCCTGCCGATGCTCCAGCGGCTGACACACCTGCCGATGCTACGGCGGCTGATGCCCCTTCTGCTGACGCCGATGATCAAACCAAACCCAAAAGCGCCGCGGGGAAACATGTGATTTCCGGCGTGTCTCTTGGGTTCGTGGTGGCGTTGGCTTCATTGCTTGCGGTTCATTAA
- the LOC140876148 gene encoding uncharacterized protein — protein sequence MYNAVGLKTARGSGTNGFVQTNKFFIKPRTDKIVMDSSKGFDSDQGIAGVTRKPNQDILEHDRKRKIQLKLLVLEEMLIDQGYTDAEIAEKLDEARKALEVDEGTNSAVIPERVSETQTHQIAALKEKQMETLKAALGLFH from the exons ATGTACAACGCCGTAGGATTAAAGACAGCGAGAGGTTCGGGCACGAATGGCTTTGTCCAAACCAACAAGTTCTTCATCAAGCCGAGGACCGACAAAATTGTTATGGACTCGAGCAAGGGCTTCGATTCGGATCAGGGAATTGCCGGCGTGACCCGAAAACCCAATCAGGATATATTGGAGCATGATCGCAAGCGTAAGATTCAGCTCAAGCTTCTTGTGTTGGAGGAGATGCTGATCGATCAGGGTTACACTGATGCGGAGATTGCGGAGAAGCTTGATGAGGCAAGGAAGGCGCTTGAAGTTGATGAAGGGACTAACTCCGCCGTCATCCCCGAAAG GGTTTCGGAGACGCAGACTCACCAGATTGCTGCATTGAAGGAAAAACAGATGGAAACGCTTAAAGCTGCACTTGGACTATTCCATTGA
- the LOC140893460 gene encoding glutamate receptor 2.2-like: MIPPTQDSKHSKMKQESCSHIANNIFRVLLLFCVRTMAKTTVARAAAVDIRVGIILDMDDYIGEMGLSCIKMALENFYDENRHYKTRLVLNVRNSKKDVVGAAAAALDLLKNVEVQAIIGPMYSTQTNFLIALGHKAQVPIITFSATSPSLSSIRSPYFIRATLDDSSQVLAIGALIQAFGWREVVVMYEDNEFGEGIMPNLSDALEQVNARISYRSVIPSLATEDQILEELYKLMSQQTRVFIVHMRYTLGSRLFTTAKQLGMMSEDYTWIVTDGMVNELNSMDPSVTELMLGVIGVRPCILRTKELGNFIIKYKKKFRHDNITAALSPNLNIFGLWAHDSAIALAMAAEKALLTNATFEKVNVSRNSTDLEAFGVSNDGPKLIQALSTTTFRGFAGKFQLADGKLQSPPYEIVNVVGPGVRVVGYWTKKYGIVRELNFTDAGTKTYSTSKSNLGSVIWPGDKMYPSKGWVIPTSGKKLKVGVPFKIGFTEFVRVTWNPDNSSTVEGYCIDVFDAVMAALPYGVPYEYVPFSTSDHKRAGTYNDLTYQVNLGNYDAVAGDVTILANRSQYVDFTLPYMASGVSMVVPIKEDKSKNAWVFIKPLTWELWLASFCSFVFIGVLIWILEHRINEDFRGPPWHQVGMIFWFAFSTMVFAHKERVISNLSRFVLIIWFLVVLILTQSYTASLTSMLTVQQLQPAIKDVTVLLDNKDYVGYMKGSFVYGLLRKMNFDESRLVAFNSAEEMDQLLSEGSGNGGIAAAFHEIPYLKLFLSNYSKYIMVDPTYKADGFGFVFPIGSPLVRDVSRSILNITESTKMAEIERKWLGDRANCKDQSSLDSPRSLGLRSFWGLFSIVGIVGISAFTIYVMMFLLEHWHVIQRSDPDSTIWSKIAELLGRFNKRDLTCHTFKNMKLVDDKYSGCGGNSMNRSMYPSLQTYQQSPSNFSLASRGSNCPPSPIFSSPEENNLNFQGEHGSTSVENDIFSSPAEQSKKSSHTGLGSSMEHGTINPPLEVSQINKQEFELPRQDEYGQTINNTLICS; encoded by the exons ATGATCCCTCCCACTCAAGACTCGAAGCATAGTAAAATGAAGCAAGAATCTTGCAGCCATATCGCCAATAATATTTTTCGTGTACTACTGCTCTTTTGTGTGCGCACGATGGCCAAAACAACCGTGGCACGGGCCGCCGCCGTTGATATACGGGTGGGGATAATACTGGACATGGATGATTATATCGGAGAGATGGGGTTGAGTTGCATAAAAATGGCGCTCGAGAATTTTTATGATGAAAACAGACACTATAAGACAAGGCTTGTTCTCAACGTTAGGAACTCCAAAAAAGATGTTGTTGGGGCAGCTGCAGCAG CTCTGGACCTACTGAAAAACGTTGAAGTGCAAGCCATCATAGGGCCCATGTACTCGACGCAGACAAACTTCTTGATTGCTCTTGGACACAAAGCTCAAGTTCCCATCATCACGTTTTCAGCAACGAGTCCTTCTCTTTCGTCGATACGTAGTCCATATTTCATTCGTGCAACACTCGATGACTCTTCACAGGTACTAGCTATAGGTGCACTTATTCAAGCATTCGGGTGGCGAGAGGTTGTGGTTATGTATGAGGACAATGAGTTCGGGGAAGGGATCATGCCAAATTTGAGTGATGCCTTGGAACAGGTAAACGCCCGTATCTCTTATAGAAGTGTCATTCCATCACTAGCTACAGAGGATCAGATTCTTGAAGAGCTTTACAAGCTCATGTCACAACAAACTAGAGTTTTTATTGTCCACATGAGGTACACTCTGGGTTCTCGCTTGTTTACCACAGCAAAACAATTAGGAATGATGAGTGAAGACTACACATGGATTGTAACTGATGGCATGGTAAATGAATTGAATTCAATGGATCCATCTGTTACAGAACTTATGCTAGGAGTTATAGGAGTACGGCCTTGTATTCTGAGAACAAAAGAGCTCGGTAACTTTATCATTAAATACAAGAAAAAGTTTCGGCACGACAATATAACGGCAGCTCTTAGCCCAAATTTAAACATTTTTGGATTGTGGGCTCATGACTCGGCCATTGCACTAGCCATGGCAGCTGAGAAAGCATTACTCACCAATGCAACATTTGAAAAGGTAAATGTTTCAAGAAactctactgatcttgaagccTTTGGAGTCTCCAATGATGGACCAAAGCTCATTCAGGCATTATCAACAACCACATTCAGAGGCTTTGCTGGAAAGTTTCAATTAGCTGATGGGAAACTCCAATCACCTCCTTATGAAATTGTCAATGTGGTTGGCCCTGGAGTTCGGGTCGTAGGGTATTGGACAAAAAAGTATGGGATTGTTAGAGAACTTAACTTCACAGATGCTGGCACCAAAACATATTCCACTTCCAAGTCCAACTTAGGCTCTGTTATATGGCCAGGTGACAAAATGTATCCATCCAAAGGTTGGGTGATTCCGACAAGTGGGAAGAAACTGAAAGTCGGCGTGCCTTTTAAGATTGGTTTCACTGAGTTCGTTCGTGTTACTTGGAATCCTGATAATTCCTCAACTGTGGAGGGATACTGCATAGATGTTTTTGATGCAGTCATGGCTGCCCTACCATATGGAGTACCATATGAATATGTTCCGTTCTCAACATCCGACCACAAGAGGGCTGGTACTTACAATGATCTGACTTATCAAGTGAACCTTGGA AACTATGATGCAGTTGCCGGAGATGTAACCATCTTAGCAAATAGGTCTCAGTATGTTGATTTCACACTCCCTTATATGGCCTCAGGTGTTTCAATGGTCGTACCGATAAAAGAAGATAAGAGCAAAAATGCATGGGTTTTCATAAAGCCACTGACTTGGGAACTTTGGTTGGCAAGTTTTTGCTCATTTGTTTTCATTGGGGTTCTGATCTGGATCCTTGAACATCGAATAAATGAAGATTTCAGGGGCCCTCCTTGGCATCAAGTCGGAATGATATTTTGGTTTGCTTTCTCAACCATGGTGTTTGCTCACA AGGAGAGGGTGATAAGTAACTTGTCTAGGTTTGTGCTCATTATATGGTTCTTGGTGGTTCTTATACTAACACAAAGCTACACCGCTAGTCTCACTTCCATGTTAACAGTTCAACAGTTGCAGCCTGCTATTAAAGATGTTACCGTGCTTCTTGACAATAAGGATTATGTGGGATATATGAAAGGATCATTTGTATACGGTCTTCTTCGgaagatgaattttgatgaatctagactTGTGGCATTCAACTCCGCAGAGGAAATGGATCAACTTCTCTCCGAAGGGAGTGGAAATGGTGGCATAGCTGCTGCTTTTCATGAGATCCCATATCTCAAATTGTTCCTTTCTAACTACTCAAAATACATCATGGTGGACCCAACATATAAGGCTGATGGCTTTGGCTTT GTCTTCCCAATCGGCTCTCCTCTAGTACGCGATGTTTCAAGATCCATTTTAAACATCACTGAGAGTACAAAGATGGCAGAGATAGAGAGGAAATGGCTTGGTGATAGGGCCAACTGTAAGGATCAAAGTAGCTTAGATTCACCCAGGAGTCTTGGGCTCAGAAGCTTTTGGGGGCTCTTTTCAATAGTTGGAATAGTTGGGATTTCAGCCTTTACAATCTATGTAATGATGTTCCTGCTTGAACACTGGCATGTAATACAGCGGTCTGATCCCGACTCCACCATATGGAGCAAGATTGCAGAGTTACTTGGAAGGTTCAACAAAAGAGACCTCACATGTCATACTTTCAAGAACATGAAACTCGTCGACGACAAATATAGTGGATGTGGAGGCAATAGTATGAATAGATCAATGTATCCATCACTTCAAACTTATCAACAGAGTCCATCAAATTTCTCACTGGCTTCTCGAGGTTCTAACTGCCCACCAAGTCCAATCTTCTCGAGTCCCGAAgaaaataacttaaattttCAAGGAGAGCATGGCAGTACTTCAGTGGAGAATGACATTTTCTCAAGTCCCGCAGAGCAGAGCAAAAAAAGTTCACACACAGGGCTGGGGAGTTCAATGGAGCATGGAACCATAAATCCACCCCTTGAAGTGTCTCAAATAAACAAGCAGGAATTTGAGCTTCCAAGGCAAGATGAGTATGGTCAGACAATTAACAATACATTGATCTGTAGTTGA
- the LOC140872261 gene encoding glutamate receptor 2.2-like — MKQKSIQIAIFNALFYFFVCIITRMVLAEATPIAVRVGVILDRGDYVGEMGLNCISMALSDFYDKNRHYKTRLVLNVRDSKANVVGAAAAALDLLKNVEVQAIIGPIFSTQANFLIALGEKAQVPIITFSATSPSLSSIRSSYFFRANLDDSSQVQAIAGIVQAFGWRKVVPIYEDNEFGQGIVPYLTDALEQVNARVPYRSVVPSVATDSQILTELHKLMTMPTRVFVVHMRATLGSRLFLKAEQFGMMSEDYVWIITDGMANEIDSMDPSAIEVMLGVIGVQPHIPKTKELENFKIRYKIRLQQNNPIALSQELNIFGLWAYDSAIALAMAAEKALLTNATFDMADVSRNTTDLEAFRVSNAGPKLIQALSGTTFRGLSGNFRSDDGRLRSPPYEIVNVVSPAVRVVGYWRKAYGITRKLKFTDDNAKKYSTSKFNLGSTIWPGDKTSPSKGWVIPTNGKKLKVGVPVKMGFTEFVSVNWNADNSTIVEGYCVEVFDAVMAALPYGVPYEYVPFATPDHKRAGTYNDLTYQVYLGNYDVVAGDVTISANRSQYVDFTLPYLATGVSMVVPIKEDMSNNAWVFVTPLTKELWLTSFCSFVFIGSLIWILEHRINEDFRGPPWHQVGMIFWFAFSTMVFSHKERVISNLARFVLIIWFLVVLILTQSYTASLASMLTVQKLQPKVTDINVLLENKDYVGCSKASFVVEYLKMMNFNESRIVKFDSAEEMDRLLSKGSGNGGIAAAFHEIPYIKLFLSKYCSKYIMVDPMYKADGFGFVFPIGSPLVRDVSRAILNVTESKKMVEIERKWLSGKTNCQDPSALNSQKSLGLRSFWGLFLIVGIIEILVFIIYVVMFLREHWHVVKRSDPESTIRKKMTELFQRFDNRDLSSHTFKNSRLTERDNKSRDDCVGMSMYSSPQNHNLSPSSFVLASLPTNDPPSPIFSSPRGHGHTTNFQGDQGNSVENPMANKQGEASTTKDQEIVLAIQNENDQTISTSTQTGN, encoded by the exons ATGAAGCAAAAAAGTATCCAAATTGCCATTTTTAATGCACTATTTTACTTCTTTGTGTGCATAATTACCAGAATGGTCTTGGCAGAGGCCACCCCTATTGCTGTAAGGGTGGGGGTGATATTGGACAGGGGTGATTATGTTGGGGAAATGGGATTGAATTGTATTTCGATGGCACTTTCAgatttttatgataaaaatagGCATTACAAGACAAGGCTGGTTCTCAACGTTAGGGATTCCAAGGCAAATGTGGTTGGAGCAGCAGCTGCAG CTCTGGACTTACTGAAGAATGTTGAAGTGCAAGCCATCATAGGTCCCATATTCTCAACACAGGCAAACTTCTTGATTGCTCTTGGAGAAAAAGCTCAAGTTCCCATCATCACATTTTCGGCAACGAGCCCTTCTCTTTCATCAATCCGTAGTTCATATTTCTTCCGTGCAAACCTAGACGACTCTTCCCAAGTACAAGCCATTGCTGGGATAGTTCAAGCCTTTGGATGGCGAAAAGTCGTGCCCATCTACGAGGATAATGAATTTGGACAAGGGATTGTACCATATTTGACTGATGCTTTGGAACAGGTAAATGCTCGAGTCCCATATAGAAGTGTGGTTCCATCGGTAGCAACTGATAGTCAGATTCTTACAGAGCTTCATAAGTTGATGACAATGCCAACAAGAGTTTTCGTTGTCCATATGCGGGCTACTCTAGGTTCTCGTCTGTTCCTAAAAGCAGAACAATTTGGAATGATGAGTGAAGACTATGTATGGATTATAACTGATGGCATGGCAAATGAAATAGATTCAATGGACCCTTCTGCTATAGAGGTTATGTTGGGAGTAATAGGCGTACAACCTCATATTCCAAAAACAAAAGAGCTTGAAAACTTCAAAATACGGTACAAGATAAGGCTTCAGCAGAATAATCCAATCGCTCTTAGCCAGGAATTGAACATTTTTGGGTTATGGGCATACGACTCGGCCATAGCATTAGCCATGGCAGCCGAGAAAGCGCTACTCACAAATGCTACGTTTGATATGGCGGATGTTTCAAGAAATACTACTGATCTTGAAGCCTTCAGGGTCTCTAATGCAGGACCTAAACTTATTCAAGCTTTATCAGGAACCACATTCAGAGGACTTTCTGGAAATTTTCGATCAGATGATGGGCGACTCCGATCACCTCCTTATGAAATAGTAAATGTAGTTAGTCCTGCAGTTCGGGTCGTCGGATATTGGAGGAAAGCATATGGAATTACTAGAAAACTTAAGTTCACAGATGATAACGCAAAAAAATATTCCACTTCGAAGTTCAACTTAGGATCCACCATCTGGCCAGGTGATAAAACATCTCCATCCAAAGGTTGGGTTATTCCAACAAACGGGAAAAAACTGAAAGTAGGAGTGCCTGTAAAGATGGGTTTCACCGAGTTCGTTAGTGTCAATTGGAATGCTGATAATTCAACAATTGTGGAGGGATATTGCGTAGAGGTTTTTGATGCAGTAATGGCAGCACTCCCATATGGTGTACCATATGAATATGTTCCATTTGCAACACCTGACCACAAGAGGGCTGGTACTTACAATGATCTGACATATCAAGTATACCTAGGA AACTATGATGTTGTTGCCGGAGATGTTACTATTTCTGCAAATAGGTCACAATATGTTGATTTCACACTCCCATACTTAGCTACTGGTGTTTCGATGGTTGTACCGATAAAAGAAGATATGAGCaataatgcatgggtatttgtaACGCCTCTGACTAAGGAACTTTGGTTGACAAGCTTTTGCTCCTTTGTTTTTATTGGGAGTTTGATCTGGATTCTGGAACATCGTATAAATGAAGATTTCAGAGGGCCTCCTTGGCATCAAGTTGGCATGATCTTTTGGTTTGCTTTCTCAACCATGGTCTTTTCTCACA AGGAGAGGGTGATAAGCAACTTGGCTAGGTTTGTGCTGATCATATGGTTCTTGGTGGTTCTTATACTAACCCAAAGCTATACTGCCAGTCTTGCCTCCATGTTAACAGTTCAAAAGCTGCAGCCTAAGGTCACAGATATCAACGTGCTTCTTGAAAACAAAGATTACGTGGGATGTAGTAAAGCATCATTCGTAGTAGAATATCTGAAAATGATGAATTTCAATGAGTCCAGAATTGTAAAATTTGACTCTGCAGAAGAAATGGACAGACTTCTCTCCAAAGGAAGTGGAAATGGTGGTATAGCTGCTGCTTTTCATGAGATCCCATACATAAAATTGTTCCTTTCTAAATACTGTTCAAAATACATCATGGTTGATCCCATGTATAAGGCCGACGGCTTTGGCTTT GTCTTCCCAATTGGTTCTCCTCTAGTACGTGATGTTTCAAGAGCAATTTTGAATGTCACTGAGAGTAAAAAGATGGTGGAAATCGAGAGAAAGTGGCTTTCAGGAAAGACAAACTGTCAAGACCCTAGCGCCTTAAATTCACAAAAAAGTCTTGGGCTCAGAAGCTTCTGGGGGCTGTTTCTAATTGTAGGAATAATTGAAATATTAGTATTCATAATCTACGTGGTTATGTTCCTTCGTGAACATTGGCATGTCGTAAAACGGTCTGATCCTGAATCGACTATAAGGAAAAAGATGACTGAGTTATTTCAAAGGTTCGACAACAGAGATCTCTCTTCTCATACTTTCAAGAACTCCAGACTCACAGAGAGAGACAATAAAAGTAGGGACGACTGCGTGGGCATGTCAATGTATTCATCACCTCAAAATCATAATTTAAGTCCATCAAGTTTTGTATTGGCTTCTCTGCCAACTAATGACCCACCAAGTCCAATTTTCTCTAGTCCAAGAGGGCACGGGCACACCACAAATTTTCAAGGAGATCAGGGGAATTCAGTGGAGAATCCAATGGCAAACAAACAAGGAGAAGCATCTACGACAAAAGATCAGGAAATTGTGCTAGCTATTCAAAATGAAAATGATCAAACAATCTCAACCTCAACACAGACAGGAAACTAA